The Polyangium aurulentum genomic interval GACGCGGTCGAGGCTTGCGACGGCGCGAGCGCCAATTGCCCCGACGACGCCGCGGTCCCGGACGGCACGACCTGTCCGGAGGGCACCTGCCAGGCGGGCATGTGCGAGAGGGGTGAGGGCGGAGCCGGCGGCGCGGGCGGAGCCGGCGGCGCGGGCGGCGCGGGCGGCAGCATCGGCGTGGGCACGGGCGGCGGCCCCAGCCTTCCCACGGACGAGGGCTGCGGCTGCCGCGTGGCAGGCGAGCCCGAGACCGACGCGAAGGGCCTCTTCGGGCTCGGGCTCGGGCTGCTCTTCTTCACGCGCCGCCGCCGCGCTCGCGGCAATGTAACGGCCTGACAAACGACAACGGGCCGCGCCAACCCGGCGCGGCCCGCTCTCTTCAATCGCTCCTGCGGTCGTTCAGGCGAGCTCGGTCGAGGGGCGGATCGAGCGCATCGCGCCGAGCCCGAGCACCCTGTCGACGATCACGCCGCTGCTCGCGCTCTTCGAGACGTAGCCGTGGGCGCCGACGATCGCGGCCAGCTCGCGCAGCTCCTCGTCCTCTTTGTCGCCGACGAGCATGATCCGCGTGCGGCCGAGGCCATACGCCTCGCGGATCATCTTCACGAGCAGCCCGCCGTCGAGCCTGGGCATGTCGACGTCGACGAGCACGATGTCGCAGCCGGTCTCGCGGATCGCGTGCAGGCTGCCGAAGGGGCCCTTGTGGAATCGCGCGAAGACCCCTGCGTGCTGCAAGCACGATGCGGCCCGCTCGCCGAAATCCGGGTCATCGTCGATGATGAGCACTCGAGACATGCGCTACCCCTTCCCGCTCGCGGACCAGGCGGACCTGACCCGACGCCGGGAAGCTAGCAAGGAGCAGGCCACCCCGCGTCGGCCCGCAGGATCGAAAAATTTCCCGCGGAATACCGATCCCTGGGACGTACCCGTTCGGCCGATGTGAATGGGGCCACTTTCAGCCCTAAACGGCCGCGACGGGGAGGCTTGCACTTCTGCGATCCGCGCGGGCGCCTGCGCGGCGCGTCAGGTAGGCTCCGCGCCCGCGTCACGCCTCGCGCCGCTCGTGCGCGTACTGCACGCCGCGATCCCAGCGTACGTTCGTCACGTAAAACCAATTCTTTGACGTCACCGTGGAGCGCACGCCCCGGCGCCGCTCAGAAGGTCCCGCGGACCCCTGCGCTCGCGGGCCCGATGAAGGGCGTCCACGCGACGGGCGGCGTCGCGCCCTGCGGTTTGTCGTCCTTCGGCGCCTTCTTGGGCGTGGCGACGAGCAGCGGCACGCCCACCCCGAGCCCCACGATCCCGATCACGAGCCCCGCCGTGGTCGCCCCGCGCAGCATGTCGAAGACGTCGGCCTGGCCGTGGAACTGGGGCGGGCACGTGCGGTCCTCGCCGCACTTCTCCACGAGTTCGCTCTGCGTCGAGAGCGCGAGCGCGCCATTCACGCCGAAGGCGATCATCCCGCCCGCGCCGATGCCCGCGCTCACCCAGCCGATCGCGCGCCACGTCGGATCGGGCTCGGGCTTGGTCGTGGGCAAGGGCGGCAGCTCCACCACGGCCCTCTCCTGCGCTCCTTCCGCGAGCTCGATCGACTTCTTCACCGACGTCGAGCCGCGGCGCACCTCGATCTCGTGCCCTCCGGGATCCACCGGCCGCTTCTGACCGAGCATCGCCGAGGGGATCTGCTTCTTGTCGACGTAGACTGTGATCCCCAGGCCCACCGGGCCCGTCACCTCGATGGTCAGGCTCGGGATGCGCGGTAGGAGCTTCTCGCGCTCGGAGAGCGCCTCGATCTGCGCCTTGCGAAACGCGGGCGTCATCTGCGCGCGATCGAGCTCCATGCGCGTCACCTCGAGCAGCCGCTCGGACGCCTCCACGAGCCGGCCGAGCTTGATCAGGCAGCGCGCCGCGCGCAGCCCCAGGGTGGGCGCGGGGACGAGCTGATCGGCGAGGTTGAACTTCTCGAGCGCCTCGACGTACATGCCCCTGTCGTAGAGGGCGATGCCCTCCTCGCCGAGCTTGCGCGCCGCGCTGCGCGTTGCGTAATCCTGCGCCATCGCGGCGCGCGGCGCGAAGGAGGCGTGCGACGTGAAGAGCACGAGCGCGAGCGCTGCGGCGCGAAGCGGGCGCGTCCTCGGACCGGAGGTGCAGGGGCGGGGGCGGATCATCGGGGCCATCGTGCTCGGGCGTTCGCGGCTCAGAAGCCGAGGTCGTTGTCGTCCTTGGTCTTGCGTGTGGAGCCCACGTGCGGCCTCGGTTTGCCCGCGTCGGGCGCGCTCGCCGAGGGCGCGGCTGGGCCAGCGTCGGCCGCGACGGGCGTGGGCGCGGGCGTGGGCGCGGGCGCGGGCGGGGCCACGGGGCTCGGCGAGGGGCTCGGCGCGGCGGCGGTCGCGATCGGCCGGGGCTCGGGCGCGACGCCCACGTCGCTCGCCGCGGGCCCTCTGTCGCGGCCCACGATCAGCATGGCGCCCACGATGCCCAGGAGGAGCACCGGCATCAGCGCCAGCCCGAGGATCGCCTTGCGCGGGACGCGCGCTCCGCTCGACCACGCCACGCTGCGGCCCGTCACCCCGAGCGTGTCGGTCCTGCCCGTGCTCGCGAGCGGCACCGTCGCGGCCCCGCCGCCTGGCGCGCGCAAGAGCACGAGCGCGAGCGTCTCCGACAGCTCGCGCGCCGACTGGAAGCGGTCCTGCGGCTCGCGTTGCGCCGCGCGCGCGAACCACGCGTCGAAGCCGATCGGCGCAGGCCCCATCTGCGACGGCACCGGCAAGGGCGCCGAGCAGATCTTCATGAACAGCTCGCCGAGCGTCGTGCCGTGAAACGGCCGCTTGCCCGTGACGCACTCGAACGCGATCACCGCGAGCTGCCAGAGGTCCGAGCGCCAGTCGACGGGCTTGCCGAGCACCTGCTCGGGGCTCATGTACGCGGGCGTCCCCAGCACCGTGCCCGCTTGCGTCTTCAGCGCCGGGTCGTGCGCCGAGTCGGTCATCTTCGCGATGCCGAAGTCGAGGATCTTCACCACCTCGCGCCCGTCCTCGACCGCGAGGAAGATGTTCTCGGGCTTCAGATCGCGGTGGACGATCCCCTGCGCGTGCGCCTTCTCGAGCGCGCGCGCAAGCTCGCGGAAGATGCGCACCATGTCCGGGGGCGGCACCGTGCCCGTGCGCGAGAGCCTCCGGCCGAGGCTCTCGCCCTCGAGCATCTCCATCACGATGTACGCGACGTGGCCCTGCGCGCCGTGGTCGATCGTCTGCACCACGTTGGCGTTCTTGATCCGCGCCGCCGCGCGCGCCTCGTGGAGGAAGCGCGCCATCGTCTCCTGCGGGTTCTGCGAGGCGGCGAGATCGACGAGCTTCACCGCCACATGCGTGCCGAGCGTCGTGTGCTCGGCGCGCCAGACCTGTCCCATGCCGCCCGCGCCGATCGGCGAGCTGAGGCGGTACTTTCCCCCGATGAGCGAGCCCGTCGCCCAAGGGCTCAGGCGGATGCCGGAGGAGTCGTTCGGGGAGGAGCTCACGGCGCCGGCCCGAAGTGTAAACCAGCGCCTCCGCGAAATGGAAAAGGAGCGTGGGAAGAATCGTTTGATGGATCAGCGCGGCGGCGCGTCGAGGCCGCTGCGCAGGGGAACCTGTGCGGCGGGCGAGGGCGGCGGGAGCACCTCGCGAAGCCCGAAAGATCGTGCCTCGTCGTACTCACGCTCCTCGGTCGTGGGCCAGTCCGGGAAATAGGTCCCCGGCGCCACGACCACGCTGATCTCGGTCTCGTTGCTCGGCACGAGCTCTGCGGCGGTGTTCTTCGGGGTCTCGGGCGCGGGCGTGCGCCCGCATGCGGCGAGCGATGCGCTGGCCATCAACACGGCGGCGAGCAGGGCAGGGCGCGCTTCGATGCGACCCATGCGCGGCCTCCTTCGCGGCCGTCGAGGGCCGCGATGGCGCCCATCGCAAGCCGCGGGCCAGGGCGCGGCGTGCAGGCCGTGCGCGTACGTCCGCAGCGAAGAATCGCCCGATCAGGTCCCGTTGAGCTTGGGCGGCGGCGGGGAGGGCAGGGCCGTCGTCAGGGGCAGCGCGAGCGCGGTCGACGTCTGCGGGGCGGACGAGGTCGCGCGCATGGGCGTGGGCGCGGCGGGCGGTGGCGCGAGGGCCGGCGCGTTCGGCACGCCGAGCGGCGCGGCGGCGGCGCGCTGCTCGCGGTAGCGCTTGATGCACCCGGCGAGGATCTCGCCGATGAGCGTCCGGTAGTCCATGCCCGCCACCTTCCCGATATTGCAAAGGTCGCTGAAATCGGGCGTGAGGCCGGGCAGCGGGTTGCACTCGATGACGAACACCGTGCCGTCCTTCGTCATGCGCAGGTCGATGCGGGCGACGTCGCGGCAGCCGAGCGCGGTGAACGTGTCGCGCGCGACCTTGTCGAGCCGCTTCACCTCGGCCGCCGTGAGCTGCGCCGGGCACTCGAAGCGCACGCGGCTCGTGCCGTACTGCTTCTCCTCGTAGCCGTAGACCGGGTGCTCTTTCTTCTCGATGAAGACGACCTCCATCGGAGGCAGCACCTTCGGCCTGCGCTCGCCGAGCAGGCCCACCGTGAACTCGCGACCGACGATGTACTCCTCGACGAGCGCGGGCTGGCCGTAGCGCTCGAGCAGGAGCTTCGCCGCCGCGCGCGCGCTCGGCTCGTCGTTCACGACCGACGCGCTCGTGATGCCCTTCGAGGTTCCCTCCGCGTTCGGCTTGACGATCACCGGGTAGCGGAAGGGCTTCATCTTCTCGCGGCCCGTCGTGAGCACCTGCCAGTCGGGCGTGTCGATGCCCGCGGCGCGCAGGATCTGCTTGGTGAGGCCCTTGTCCAGGCAGAGCGAGAGGGTCGTCGGGTCGCTGCCGCTGTAGGGGATGCCGAGCAGCTCGCAGAGCGCGGGCACCTGCGACTCGCGGCCGCGTCCGCGCAGGCCCTCGGCGATGTTGAAGACCACGTCGGGGCGCGCGGCCATGAGCTGGTGCGGCAGATCGGGCTTGGCCTCGAGCGGCACCACCGTGTGCCCGTAGCTCTCGATCGCGTTCGCGATCGCCTGGATCGTCGTCGGCGAGTCGAACTCGGCCTCGGCGTCGCCTCCGCCCTCGCGCTTCATGTTGAACGTGAAGCCCACGCGCAGGCCCTTCTTCTGCTTGCGCGCCGTCGTGCTCTCGAGCAGCGACGTGATGCCGCGGCGCTTGCATGCGCTCTTGACGATCGCGCGGATCACGTCGTCGAACTCGGCCCCGCTGCGCCTCGCGGCGAGGAACAGGCCCGCGGACGGGTCGAGCGAGGGCAGCGCGTCGACCTCGAGAAAGTGCACGTCGTAGCCGTGCTGCGACGACGGCGAGCGGGGCGTCACGCGGAACTCGCAGCGGCCCATGTCCTTGAGATCGAAGGCGCGCACGATGCGGCGCGACAGCGACTTGATGCGCTCGAGCACCTCGCCCGGCAGCTCCGCGACGCGCAGCGTGACGTGCTCGGGCCGCACGTTCTTCAGGTGGAAGTCGTAGACGTTGTAGAGGTTCGAGAACCGCGGATCGACCACGTACTCGATGGGCTCGAGGAGGCCGTCATGGCCGAGTCCCTCGACGAACGCGCAGGAGACGTCGATGCCGCGCAGGTAGCGCTCGACGATGAGCCCCGCGGGGAAGCGCGACAGCTGCCGGTCGACCACCTGGGCGAGCTGGTAGCTGTCCTCGCACACGCTGAAGTCGCCGGAGATGCCCTTGGAGGAGCCCTCGAAGTTCGGCTTCACGATCACCGGGAAGGTGATGTCGTCGAGCGCGCCGTTCTCGATCGTCGCTCGCGTGACGAGCCTGCCGCGCGGCGTGGGGATGCCGTAGCCCGTCAAGATGCGCTTGGTGAGCGTCTTGTCGAGCGTCACGCAGAGCGTGTACGCGTCCGATCCCGTGTAGGGGAACCCGAGCTCGTCGAGGAGCGCGGGGTAAAACGCCTCGCGGGTCTTTCCCTTGTGCCCCTCGGCCGTGTTGAACACGAGGTCGGGCGACAGGGCCTCGAGCCGCGCGATGACGCGCGACGGCGGCCCCGAGACCTCGATGCGCTCGACGTCGTGGCCGGCGCGACCGAGCGCCTCGGAGAGCGCGTCGATGGTTGCAGGACTGTCGAACTCCGCCTCTTCGGGGGAGCCGGTGAGCTTGAGGTTGTGCGTGAGGGCGATGCGCACTTTATTTCAACGGGCAAGGATGAGCGAAGACGGTCCGGGAAGGAAGCGCTGATTCCGGCCGAGCATCACGGGGTCGACAAGCGAGCGGAGCGGCGCGTCCATGGCGGACCCTCCCCTCCGGGGTGGGCACGTGCTACGGCCCCCGCGTGACCGATC includes:
- a CDS encoding response regulator; the encoded protein is MSRVLIIDDDPDFGERAASCLQHAGVFARFHKGPFGSLHAIRETGCDIVLVDVDMPRLDGGLLVKMIREAYGLGRTRIMLVGDKEDEELRELAAIVGAHGYVSKSASSGVIVDRVLGLGAMRSIRPSTELA
- a CDS encoding serine/threonine protein kinase, with product MSSSPNDSSGIRLSPWATGSLIGGKYRLSSPIGAGGMGQVWRAEHTTLGTHVAVKLVDLAASQNPQETMARFLHEARAAARIKNANVVQTIDHGAQGHVAYIVMEMLEGESLGRRLSRTGTVPPPDMVRIFRELARALEKAHAQGIVHRDLKPENIFLAVEDGREVVKILDFGIAKMTDSAHDPALKTQAGTVLGTPAYMSPEQVLGKPVDWRSDLWQLAVIAFECVTGKRPFHGTTLGELFMKICSAPLPVPSQMGPAPIGFDAWFARAAQREPQDRFQSARELSETLALVLLRAPGGGAATVPLASTGRTDTLGVTGRSVAWSSGARVPRKAILGLALMPVLLLGIVGAMLIVGRDRGPAASDVGVAPEPRPIATAAAPSPSPSPVAPPAPAPTPAPTPVAADAGPAAPSASAPDAGKPRPHVGSTRKTKDDNDLGF
- a CDS encoding tetratricopeptide repeat protein, producing the protein MIRPRPCTSGPRTRPLRAAALALVLFTSHASFAPRAAMAQDYATRSAARKLGEEGIALYDRGMYVEALEKFNLADQLVPAPTLGLRAARCLIKLGRLVEASERLLEVTRMELDRAQMTPAFRKAQIEALSEREKLLPRIPSLTIEVTGPVGLGITVYVDKKQIPSAMLGQKRPVDPGGHEIEVRRGSTSVKKSIELAEGAQERAVVELPPLPTTKPEPDPTWRAIGWVSAGIGAGGMIAFGVNGALALSTQSELVEKCGEDRTCPPQFHGQADVFDMLRGATTAGLVIGIVGLGVGVPLLVATPKKAPKDDKPQGATPPVAWTPFIGPASAGVRGTF
- a CDS encoding D-alanine--D-alanine ligase family protein, giving the protein MRIALTHNLKLTGSPEEAEFDSPATIDALSEALGRAGHDVERIEVSGPPSRVIARLEALSPDLVFNTAEGHKGKTREAFYPALLDELGFPYTGSDAYTLCVTLDKTLTKRILTGYGIPTPRGRLVTRATIENGALDDITFPVIVKPNFEGSSKGISGDFSVCEDSYQLAQVVDRQLSRFPAGLIVERYLRGIDVSCAFVEGLGHDGLLEPIEYVVDPRFSNLYNVYDFHLKNVRPEHVTLRVAELPGEVLERIKSLSRRIVRAFDLKDMGRCEFRVTPRSPSSQHGYDVHFLEVDALPSLDPSAGLFLAARRSGAEFDDVIRAIVKSACKRRGITSLLESTTARKQKKGLRVGFTFNMKREGGGDAEAEFDSPTTIQAIANAIESYGHTVVPLEAKPDLPHQLMAARPDVVFNIAEGLRGRGRESQVPALCELLGIPYSGSDPTTLSLCLDKGLTKQILRAAGIDTPDWQVLTTGREKMKPFRYPVIVKPNAEGTSKGITSASVVNDEPSARAAAKLLLERYGQPALVEEYIVGREFTVGLLGERRPKVLPPMEVVFIEKKEHPVYGYEEKQYGTSRVRFECPAQLTAAEVKRLDKVARDTFTALGCRDVARIDLRMTKDGTVFVIECNPLPGLTPDFSDLCNIGKVAGMDYRTLIGEILAGCIKRYREQRAAAAPLGVPNAPALAPPPAAPTPMRATSSAPQTSTALALPLTTALPSPPPPKLNGT